A segment of the Devriesea agamarum genome:
ACCCTGCTCGGTGCGCGCTCCGATGTGCCCGCCCTACTCGCGACAGCAGACCTCGTGGTCTCCACCAGCCTCTGGGAAGGGCAGCCGGTCGGTCTCCAAGAGGCTCTGCATGCGGGACGCCCGATACTGGCCACCGATGCTGGAGGTACGCGGGTAGTCACCGGCGATGCGGCCAGGCTGGTGCCAGTCGGCGACCAGAAGGCATTTACCGAAGCGCTCATCGAACTTGTGCGCGATCATGCACAGCGCCATCGACTCGCGCAGGCTTCTTATGGGCGGGCTTCGCACCTACCTCGTCGAGAGGATCTTGCAACACATCTCATGGAGTCCTATCGCACGGCGCGTCGGACCTTGTCGGTCCGTGCCCGCCGATGATAGATTCAAAATCCGTGGTAGAGCCCAAAAATCGCATCCAGTCCCGGTCCCAAGCGACCTCCTCTAAAACCCTCGCAACGAAATCATTTCGGGTACACGGTGTAACCCGGCATATTTTCGTCACCGGTGGTGTGGTGTCATCCCTCGGCAAGGGGCTGACCGCGTCATCCCTGGGAAGACTTCTCAAAGCCCGTGGCCTGAGCGTCACGATGCAAAAGCTGGATCCCTATCTGAACGTCGATCCCGGAACGATGAACCCGTTTCAGCACGGTGAAGTCTTCGTCACCGATGACGGCGCCGAAACCGACCTCGACATCGGCCATTACGAGCGTTTTCTCGACGAAAACCTATCGGCCGACGCCAACGTGACCACGGGGCAGATCTACTCCGGAGTGATCGCTAAGGAACGCAGGGGAGAGTACCTCGGCGATACGGTTCAGGTCATCCCGCACATTACCAATGCGATTAAAGAATCGATGCGTGCCCAAGCGGGCGACGGTGTAGACGTCATCATCACCGAAATTGGTGGCACCGTCGGCGATATCGAATCGCAGCCATTCCTTGAAGCTGCCCGGCAGGTTCGTCAGGATATCGGGCGCGACAACGTGTTTTTCATCCACGTTTCGCTGGTCCCGTTTATCGGCCCGTCACAGGAATTAAAGACCAAACCCACCCAGCATTCGGTTGCTGCTCTGCGCAGCATTGGTATTCAGCCCGACGCGATTGTTCTGCGGGCTGACCGCGAGCTGCCAGCTTCGGTGAAACACAAAATCTCGTCCATGTGTGACGTCGATATTGACGCCGTGGTGACGTGCCCCGATGCGCCATCCATTTACGACATTCCTCGGGTTATTCATTCCGAAGGACTAGATGCCTACGCCATCCGGCGTCTTGACCTGCTCAGCCATGATGTGGATTGGACGGATTGGGACGCGCTATTAGAAAAGGTTCACGCCCCGGAATACGACGTGACGGTCGGACTGGTCGGAAAATACATAGACCTGCCGGACGCCTACCTGTCGGTGACAGAAGCCTTGCGCGCAGGGGGGTTCCATCACGATGCGAAAGTGCACATCAAATGGGTTGCTTCAGACCTGTGCGATACTCCCTCAGGTGCCCATGAGCAGCTGAAAGACGTCGACGCGGTGTTGGTTCCCGGAGGGTTCGGGGTGCGCGGCTTGGACGGAAAAATTGGCGCCCTCACCTATGCCCGCGAACACAAAATCCCCACCCTGGGGATATGCCTGGGCCTGCAGTGCATGGTGATCGAATATGCGCGCACCGTTCTGGGCATCGAACAGGCCAACTCCTCGGAATTTGCTCCCGACGCTGCCGATCCGGTGATCGCGACCATGGCCGAGCAGCAAGATATCGTCGCCGGCGATGGGGACCTCGGTGGCACTATGCGGCTGGGACTGTACGCTGCGCGCCTGACCCCGGGCTCCGTGGTCGCGGAAACCTACGGTGCCACGGACGTGAGCGAGCGGCACCGCCACCGTTACGAGGTGAACAATGCCTATCGCGAGCGGCTTGAACAGGCGGGCTTTATGATCTCCGGGGTGTCCCCGGACCGCAGCCTCGTCGAATTTGTTGAACTTCCGCGCGATACCCATCCGTACTATGTCGCAACCCAGGCGCACCCTGAATTCCGCTCGCGTCCCACCAAGGCGCATCCGCTCTTTGCCGGTCTGATCGGGGCCGCCATCGAAGCGCAGCGGGCAACACGGTTGCTCGAGGTCCAGCGTGAAAAACCCGCGGCCCCCGCGACGGCAC
Coding sequences within it:
- a CDS encoding CTP synthase yields the protein MIDSKSVVEPKNRIQSRSQATSSKTLATKSFRVHGVTRHIFVTGGVVSSLGKGLTASSLGRLLKARGLSVTMQKLDPYLNVDPGTMNPFQHGEVFVTDDGAETDLDIGHYERFLDENLSADANVTTGQIYSGVIAKERRGEYLGDTVQVIPHITNAIKESMRAQAGDGVDVIITEIGGTVGDIESQPFLEAARQVRQDIGRDNVFFIHVSLVPFIGPSQELKTKPTQHSVAALRSIGIQPDAIVLRADRELPASVKHKISSMCDVDIDAVVTCPDAPSIYDIPRVIHSEGLDAYAIRRLDLLSHDVDWTDWDALLEKVHAPEYDVTVGLVGKYIDLPDAYLSVTEALRAGGFHHDAKVHIKWVASDLCDTPSGAHEQLKDVDAVLVPGGFGVRGLDGKIGALTYAREHKIPTLGICLGLQCMVIEYARTVLGIEQANSSEFAPDAADPVIATMAEQQDIVAGDGDLGGTMRLGLYAARLTPGSVVAETYGATDVSERHRHRYEVNNAYRERLEQAGFMISGVSPDRSLVEFVELPRDTHPYYVATQAHPEFRSRPTKAHPLFAGLIGAAIEAQRATRLLEVQREKPAAPATAQD